One genomic window of Streptococcus mitis includes the following:
- a CDS encoding YbaN family protein: MRLIYLIIGFLSLALAIIGVVLPLLPTTPFLLLSIACFSRSSKRFEDWLYHTKLYQAYVADFRETKSIARERKKKIIVSIYILMGISIYFAPLLPVKIGLGALTIFITYYLFKVIPDKE; the protein is encoded by the coding sequence ATGCGTCTTATCTATCTAATTATTGGTTTCTTATCACTGGCCTTGGCTATTATTGGGGTTGTTTTGCCCTTATTGCCGACAACGCCTTTTCTTTTGTTGTCTATTGCTTGTTTCTCAAGAAGTTCCAAGCGCTTCGAAGATTGGCTTTATCATACCAAACTCTATCAAGCATATGTGGCTGATTTTCGTGAGACCAAGTCCATTGCGCGTGAACGTAAGAAAAAAATCATCGTATCTATCTACATCTTGATGGGAATTTCCATTTATTTTGCCCCTCTCTTACCAGTCAAAATCGGTCTGGGAGCCTTGACCATCTTTATCACTTATTATCTCTTCAAGGTCATTCCAGATAAAGAATAG
- the topA gene encoding type I DNA topoisomerase, translated as MATATKKKKSTAKKNLVIVESPAKAKTIEKYLGRNYKVLASVGHIRDLKKSSMSVDIENNYEPQYINIRGKGPLINDLKKEAKKANKVFLASDPDREGEAISWHLAHILNLDENDANRVVFNEITKDAVKNAFKEPRKINMDLVDAQQARRVLDRLVGYSISPILWKKVKKGLSAGRVQSIALKLIIDRENEINVFQPEEYWTIDGIFKKGTKQFQASFYGVDGKKLKLTSNDEVKEVLSRLTSKDFSVDQVDKKERKRNAPLPYTTSSMQMDAANKINFRTRKTMMVAQQLYEGINIGSGVQGLITYMRTDSTRISPVAQNEAASFITDRFGSKYSKHGSKVKNASGAQDAHEAIRPSSVFNTPESIAKYLDKDQLKLYTLIWNRFVASQMTAAVFDTMAVKLSQNGVQFAANGSQVKFDGYLAIYNDSDKNKMLPDMAVGDVVKQINSKPEQHFTQPPARYSEATLIKTLEENGVGRPSTYAPTIETIQKRYYVRLVAKRFEPTELGEIVNKLIVEYFPDIVNVTFTAEMEGKLDDVEVGKEQWQRVIDAFYRPFSKEVAKAEEEMEKIQIKDEPAGFDCEVCGSPMVIKLGRFGKFYACSNFPDCRHTQAIVKEIGVECPSCHQGQIIERKTKRNRLFYGCNRYPDCEFTSWDKPVGRDCPKCGNFLMEKKVRGGGKQIVCSKGDYEEEKIK; from the coding sequence GTGGCTACGGCAACAAAAAAGAAAAAATCAACAGCTAAAAAAAATCTAGTAATCGTGGAGTCGCCTGCTAAGGCCAAAACGATTGAGAAATATCTAGGCAGAAACTACAAGGTTTTAGCCAGTGTCGGCCATATCCGTGATTTGAAGAAATCTAGTATGTCCGTCGATATTGAAAATAATTATGAACCGCAATATATCAATATCCGAGGAAAAGGGCCTCTTATCAATGACTTGAAAAAAGAAGCCAAAAAAGCTAATAAAGTCTTTCTGGCGAGTGACCCGGACCGTGAAGGAGAAGCGATTTCTTGGCATTTGGCTCACATTCTCAACTTAGATGAAAATGATGCCAACCGTGTGGTCTTCAATGAAATCACCAAGGATGCGGTCAAAAATGCTTTTAAAGAACCGCGTAAGATTAATATGGACTTGGTCGATGCTCAACAGGCTCGTCGTGTCCTAGACCGCTTGGTGGGGTACTCGATTTCGCCTATTTTGTGGAAGAAGGTCAAGAAGGGCTTGTCAGCAGGTCGCGTTCAGTCTATTGCGCTTAAGTTAATCATTGACCGTGAGAATGAAATTAATGTCTTTCAGCCTGAAGAATACTGGACAATTGATGGCATCTTTAAAAAGGGAACCAAGCAATTTCAGGCTTCCTTCTATGGAGTAGATGGTAAAAAGCTAAAACTGACTAGCAATGACGAGGTTAAGGAAGTCTTGTCTCGTCTGACTAGTAAAGACTTTTCAGTGGATCAGGTAGATAAGAAAGAGCGCAAGCGTAATGCTCCTTTACCTTATACCACGTCATCTATGCAGATGGATGCTGCTAATAAAATCAATTTCCGTACTCGAAAGACCATGATGGTTGCCCAACAGCTCTATGAAGGGATCAATATTGGTTCTGGTGTGCAAGGTTTGATTACCTACATGCGTACCGATTCGACTCGTATCAGTCCAGTAGCGCAAAATGAAGCAGCAAGTTTCATTACGGACCGCTTTGGTAGCAAGTATTCTAAGCATGGGAGCAAGGTTAAAAATGCTTCAGGTGCTCAGGATGCCCACGAGGCTATTCGCCCGTCTAGTGTCTTTAATACACCGGAAAGCATCGCTAAGTATTTGGACAAGGATCAGCTCAAGCTTTATACCCTTATCTGGAATCGTTTTGTGGCTAGCCAGATGACAGCTGCTGTCTTTGATACCATGGCCGTTAAATTGTCTCAAAATGGGGTTCAATTTGCTGCTAATGGTAGTCAGGTTAAGTTTGATGGTTATCTTGCTATTTATAATGATTCTGACAAGAATAAGATGTTACCGGATATGGCTGTTGGAGATGTGGTCAAGCAGATCAATAGCAAACCAGAGCAACATTTTACTCAACCACCTGCTCGCTATTCTGAAGCGACACTGATCAAGACCTTGGAGGAAAATGGGGTTGGACGTCCGTCAACCTACGCACCGACCATTGAAACTATTCAGAAACGTTATTATGTTCGTCTTGTAGCCAAACGTTTTGAACCGACAGAGTTGGGAGAAATTGTTAACAAGCTCATCGTTGAATATTTCCCAGATATCGTAAACGTGACCTTTACAGCTGAAATGGAAGGCAAACTGGATGATGTCGAAGTTGGAAAAGAGCAGTGGCAACGTGTCATTGATGCCTTTTACAGACCATTCTCCAAAGAAGTGGCCAAGGCTGAAGAAGAAATGGAAAAAATCCAAATCAAGGATGAACCAGCTGGATTTGACTGTGAAGTGTGTGGCAGTCCAATGGTCATTAAACTTGGTCGTTTTGGTAAGTTCTACGCTTGTAGCAATTTCCCAGATTGCCGTCATACCCAAGCAATCGTGAAAGAGATTGGTGTTGAGTGTCCAAGCTGTCATCAGGGACAAATCATTGAACGTAAGACCAAACGCAATCGCCTCTTCTATGGTTGCAATCGCTATCCAGATTGTGAATTTACTTCTTGGGACAAGCCTGTTGGTCGTGACTGTCCAAAATGTGGCAACTTCCTCATGGAGAAAAAAGTCCGCGGTGGTGGCAAACAGATTGTATGTAGTAAGGGTGACTACGAAGAAGAAAAGATTAAATAA
- the dprA gene encoding DNA-processing protein DprA, translating to MKITNYEIYKLKKSGLTNQQILNVLEYGENVDQELLLGDIAEISGCRNPAVFMERYFQIDDTHLEKEFQKFPSFSILDDCYPWDLSEIYDAPVLLFYKGNLDLLKFPKVAVVGSRACSKQGVKSVEKVIQGLENELVIVSGLAKGIDTAAHMAALQNGGKTIAVIGTGLDVFYPKANKRLQDYIGNDHMVLSEYGPGEQPLKFHFPARNRIIAGLCRGVIVAEAKMRSGSLITCERAMEEGRDVFAIPGSILDGLSDGCHHLIQEGAKLVTSGQDVLAEFEF from the coding sequence ATGAAAATTACAAACTATGAAATCTATAAGTTAAAAAAATCAGGTTTGACCAATCAACAGATTTTGAATGTCCTAGAATACGGTGAAAATGTTGATCAAGAACTGTTGTTGGGTGACATTGCAGAAATTTCAGGTTGCCGAAATCCAGCTGTTTTTATGGAACGTTATTTTCAGATAGACGATACGCATTTGGAGAAAGAATTTCAAAAATTTCCATCGTTCTCTATTCTAGATGACTGTTATCCTTGGGATTTGAGTGAAATATATGATGCACCTGTGCTTTTATTTTACAAGGGAAATCTGGATCTCTTGAAATTCCCGAAGGTAGCAGTCGTAGGAAGTCGTGCTTGTAGCAAACAGGGAGTTAAATCAGTTGAAAAAGTCATTCAGGGCTTGGAAAATGAACTAGTTATTGTCAGTGGATTAGCAAAGGGCATTGACACAGCAGCTCATATGGCAGCTCTTCAGAATGGCGGAAAAACCATTGCAGTGATTGGAACAGGACTAGATGTGTTTTATCCTAAAGCCAATAAACGCTTGCAAGACTACATCGGCAATGACCATATGGTTCTAAGTGAATATGGACCTGGCGAACAACCTCTTAAATTTCATTTTCCTGCCCGTAATCGCATCATTGCTGGACTTTGTCGTGGCGTGATTGTAGCAGAGGCTAAGATGCGCTCAGGTAGTCTCATTACCTGTGAGAGGGCAATGGAAGAAGGACGCGATGTTTTTGCTATACCTGGTAGCATTTTAGATGGACTATCAGACGGTTGCCATCATTTGATTCAAGAAGGGGCAAAATTGGTCACCAGTGGGCAGGATGTTCTTGCAGAATTTGAATTTTAA
- a CDS encoding copper homeostasis protein CutC, with product MIYEFCAENVTLLEKAMQAGARRIELCDNLAVGGTTPSYGVTKAAVELASNYDTIIMTMIRPRGGDFVYNDLEIDIMLEDIRLTAHAGSQGVVFGTLTADKKLDKPNLEKLIAASKGMEIVFHMAFDELSDEDQLEAIDWLSQAGVTRILTRAGVSGDSLEKRFAHYHRILEHAKGKIEILPGGGIDLDNRQTFINQLGVTQLHGTKVVF from the coding sequence ATGATTTACGAATTTTGTGCTGAAAATGTGACCTTGCTTGAAAAAGCGATGCAGGCTGGAGCTCGTCGAATCGAACTCTGTGATAATCTAGCAGTGGGAGGAACAACACCAAGCTATGGAGTAACCAAGGCAGCGGTTGAACTGGCATCTAACTACGATACGATCATTATGACTATGATTCGTCCACGTGGTGGCGACTTTGTCTATAATGACCTAGAAATTGATATCATGCTGGAAGATATTCGTTTGACTGCTCATGCTGGAAGTCAAGGGGTTGTATTTGGGACTTTAACAGCTGATAAGAAGTTGGATAAGCCTAATCTTGAAAAGTTAATTGCTGCATCAAAAGGAATGGAAATTGTCTTCCACATGGCCTTTGATGAATTGAGCGATGAAGATCAACTGGAAGCTATTGACTGGCTTAGTCAAGCTGGAGTCACTCGTATCCTAACTCGCGCTGGTGTGTCTGGCGACTCCTTAGAAAAACGTTTTGCTCACTATCACAGAATTTTGGAGCACGCTAAAGGTAAAATTGAAATTCTACCAGGTGGGGGGATTGACCTTGACAACCGTCAAACCTTTATCAATCAGCTAGGCGTGACACAATTACATGGAACCAAGGTTGTCTTTTAA
- a CDS encoding MmcQ/YjbR family DNA-binding protein produces the protein MFEIFKSYQFNQEKAHDYGFVENGGVWTYSCQILQDDFVMTVSITTDNVSFQVFDQETGDLYPQVHMESMTGSFVASVREACLEILYQIRKACFEVQDFICPQTKRIMTQVQEKYGNQLEYLWEKSPDTAVLRHEGNKKWYAVLMKISWDKLEKGREGQVEAVNLKHDQVADLLSHKGVYPAFHMNKRYWISVALDDTLSDKEVLEFIEKSWNLTTKK, from the coding sequence ATGTTTGAAATTTTTAAATCCTATCAGTTTAATCAAGAAAAGGCTCATGATTATGGTTTTGTAGAAAATGGTGGAGTCTGGACCTATAGTTGCCAAATTTTGCAGGATGACTTTGTCATGACTGTGTCCATCACTACTGATAATGTGAGTTTTCAAGTCTTTGACCAGGAGACTGGTGACCTCTATCCTCAAGTTCATATGGAAAGTATGACAGGAAGTTTTGTTGCAAGTGTCCGTGAGGCTTGTCTGGAGATTCTCTACCAGATTCGGAAGGCTTGTTTTGAGGTACAGGATTTTATCTGCCCTCAGACTAAGCGAATCATGACTCAAGTTCAGGAAAAGTATGGTAATCAGTTGGAGTATTTGTGGGAGAAATCGCCTGATACGGCAGTGTTAAGACATGAAGGCAATAAAAAGTGGTATGCCGTCTTGATGAAAATCTCTTGGGATAAGCTGGAAAAGGGCAGAGAAGGACAGGTGGAAGCAGTCAACCTCAAACATGACCAAGTAGCTGATTTACTTTCACACAAAGGCGTTTATCCAGCTTTTCATATGAATAAACGTTACTGGATTAGTGTGGCGCTTGATGATACTTTATCAGATAAAGAAGTATTGGAATTTATAGAAAAAAGTTGGAACTTAACCACTAAAAAATGA